A stretch of Imperialibacter roseus DNA encodes these proteins:
- a CDS encoding dipeptidase → MSVKTKIPYIEQNQQRFLDELFELLRIPSVSADKKFRDDVKKAAEFIKAKLVEAGVDKAEICRTAGHPIVYGEKIIDPALPTVLVYGHYDVQPADPYELWETPPFEPTIRNEKIYARGSADDKGQMYMHIKAFETMMQTNSLTCNVKFMIEGEEEVGSNNLGIFTEANKEKLKADMIMISDTGIISNEHPSITVGLRGLTYVEVEVTGPNRDLHSGMYGGAVENPINVLCEMIHKMKDENGHITIPGFYDKVVELSNADREAMAKQPFSLEKYKKDLDIADVFGEKGFSTIERTGIRPTFDVNGIWGGYIGEGAKTVLPSKAYAKISMRLVPNQNSDEITKMFTDYFLSVAPKTVKVKVTPHHGGEPAMVSTKSTAYQAAALAVEEAWGKAPIPTREGGSIPIVALFQKVLGLDSLLMGFGLDEDAIHSPNESYGIFNYIKGIETITLFYKHFATLSKAK, encoded by the coding sequence ATGAGTGTAAAAACCAAGATTCCGTACATCGAGCAAAACCAACAACGGTTTTTAGATGAGCTTTTTGAGCTGTTGAGAATTCCATCGGTGAGTGCCGACAAGAAGTTCAGGGATGATGTAAAAAAAGCGGCGGAGTTTATAAAAGCAAAACTAGTTGAAGCCGGTGTCGATAAAGCTGAAATCTGCCGTACCGCTGGTCATCCCATTGTTTATGGAGAAAAAATAATTGACCCCGCACTTCCAACTGTTCTTGTATACGGGCACTACGATGTGCAGCCTGCCGATCCGTACGAGCTTTGGGAAACACCTCCGTTTGAACCTACTATCAGAAACGAGAAAATCTATGCCAGGGGATCTGCCGACGACAAAGGCCAAATGTACATGCACATTAAGGCCTTTGAAACAATGATGCAGACCAACTCACTCACCTGCAATGTAAAGTTCATGATCGAAGGTGAGGAAGAGGTGGGCTCCAACAATCTGGGCATTTTCACTGAAGCCAACAAAGAGAAGCTGAAGGCCGACATGATCATGATTTCTGACACAGGCATCATCAGCAACGAACATCCCTCGATCACGGTGGGCTTGCGTGGGCTCACCTACGTGGAGGTAGAAGTGACAGGGCCCAACAGAGACCTTCATTCCGGCATGTACGGTGGCGCTGTAGAAAACCCCATCAATGTGCTCTGTGAGATGATTCATAAAATGAAGGATGAAAATGGTCACATCACTATTCCTGGGTTTTACGACAAAGTCGTCGAACTGTCAAATGCAGACCGGGAGGCAATGGCGAAGCAGCCCTTTTCTCTGGAGAAATATAAAAAAGACCTCGACATAGCCGATGTATTTGGAGAAAAAGGCTTTTCCACGATAGAAAGGACAGGGATTCGGCCGACCTTCGACGTCAACGGCATTTGGGGTGGATACATTGGTGAGGGTGCCAAAACGGTGCTCCCCTCCAAAGCCTACGCCAAAATAAGCATGAGACTGGTGCCAAATCAGAACTCTGATGAAATCACAAAAATGTTTACCGACTATTTTCTGAGCGTGGCCCCTAAAACAGTTAAGGTCAAAGTAACGCCCCATCATGGCGGCGAACCTGCGATGGTATCTACCAAATCCACGGCCTACCAGGCTGCGGCATTGGCGGTGGAAGAAGCCTGGGGAAAAGCCCCGATACCCACCAGGGAAGGGGGGAGCATCCCGATCGTGGCACTGTTTCAAAAAGTATTAGGCCTCGACTCTTTGCTAATGGGTTTCGGGCTTGATGAAGACGCCATCCATTCTCCCAATGAGAGTTATGGCATATTTAACTACATCAAAGGAATTGAAACCATCACGCTATTTTATAAACACTTTGCCACTTTGAGCAAAGCGAAATAA
- a CDS encoding protein-disulfide reductase DsbD family protein: MKKILLGLFGVFTIFVSHGQVQRPISWTYELSKKDPKVGDTLSLVFKAKIDNTWYLYSSDFDPDLGPIVAEFDFVGDPSYEAIDSIRPIGAKRKYDDLWEGEYTYFREHAEFRQTILVNSLPVNLSGSFFYQVCTDVDGKCINLDEDFTYATFSGDSKKSAVEVKKGSNDTETAVLNKRDSTDAYSLWGFMVVAFLAGLAALLTPCVFPMIPMTVTFFTGKGDKKSGKGMALFYGFSIVLIYTLIGSLVAPFMGPEIANDLATGWVPNVIFFLVFIVFALSFLGLFEITLPHKWVNAMDRNADKGGMIGVFFMAFTLVLVSFSCTGPIVGSILVESAGGMILKPILGMAAFSMAFAVPFTLFAFFPNWLSTLPKSGGWLNSVKVVLGFLELALAFKFLSIADQAYHWNILDREIYLAIWIVVFTLLGFYLLGKIQLPGDSKMEKLPVPRLILAVITFTFVVYMIPGMFGAPLKALAGYLPPQSTMDFDLPGIVRQQGASSNSGTASNSICEPPKYADMLHFPHGLTGYFDYDQAIACAREQQKPLFIDFTGHGCVNCREMEARVWSDPKVLERLRNDFVLVALYVDEKTELPESQWYESEYDGKVKKTIGKQNADLQITRFNNNAQPFYVILDPNENLLTDPKAYDLNIANFVTFLDEASSSMKKNKPFFSTINP, encoded by the coding sequence ATGAAAAAAATACTACTAGGTCTGTTTGGAGTTTTTACCATTTTTGTTTCCCATGGGCAGGTGCAAAGACCAATATCATGGACTTACGAATTAAGTAAAAAAGACCCCAAAGTAGGCGATACCCTTAGCCTCGTTTTCAAAGCTAAAATAGATAACACCTGGTATCTGTATTCGTCAGATTTTGACCCTGATCTGGGCCCTATTGTGGCAGAGTTTGACTTCGTGGGCGATCCTTCTTACGAAGCAATTGATAGCATAAGACCTATTGGCGCAAAAAGAAAATACGACGACCTGTGGGAAGGGGAATACACCTATTTTAGAGAGCATGCTGAATTTCGTCAGACCATTCTCGTCAATAGCCTGCCGGTTAACCTTTCAGGCAGCTTTTTCTATCAGGTTTGCACCGATGTAGATGGCAAGTGCATCAACTTAGATGAAGACTTCACATACGCCACCTTCTCTGGTGATTCTAAGAAAAGCGCTGTTGAAGTAAAAAAAGGATCAAATGATACCGAAACGGCTGTCCTGAACAAAAGAGATTCCACAGATGCCTATTCGCTCTGGGGTTTTATGGTAGTTGCCTTTTTAGCCGGACTGGCGGCGCTGCTTACGCCCTGTGTGTTTCCAATGATTCCCATGACCGTCACCTTTTTCACTGGAAAAGGTGATAAGAAAAGTGGTAAGGGAATGGCCTTGTTTTATGGCTTCAGTATCGTGCTTATTTATACCCTTATTGGATCGCTGGTTGCGCCGTTTATGGGGCCGGAAATTGCTAATGACCTGGCCACCGGCTGGGTGCCCAATGTCATTTTCTTTTTGGTCTTCATTGTTTTTGCCCTGTCCTTTCTCGGGCTTTTTGAAATCACCCTGCCGCATAAGTGGGTCAATGCCATGGATCGAAACGCCGACAAGGGCGGTATGATTGGCGTGTTTTTCATGGCCTTTACGCTGGTGTTGGTTTCTTTCTCCTGCACCGGCCCCATAGTCGGAAGTATCCTTGTCGAGTCTGCCGGAGGAATGATCTTGAAACCGATTTTGGGTATGGCGGCGTTTTCAATGGCTTTTGCAGTGCCATTTACGTTGTTTGCCTTTTTCCCGAACTGGCTGAGCACATTGCCAAAGTCCGGCGGGTGGCTCAATTCCGTTAAAGTGGTGCTGGGTTTTCTGGAACTCGCTTTGGCATTCAAATTTTTGAGCATTGCCGACCAGGCCTATCACTGGAATATCCTCGACAGAGAAATCTACCTGGCTATCTGGATTGTGGTGTTTACCTTATTGGGTTTTTATCTGCTAGGCAAAATACAGCTGCCTGGCGACAGCAAAATGGAGAAACTGCCGGTGCCAAGGCTAATTCTCGCAGTAATCACTTTTACATTCGTAGTGTATATGATCCCAGGGATGTTCGGTGCCCCCCTGAAAGCCCTTGCCGGATATTTACCTCCGCAATCCACGATGGATTTTGACTTACCTGGCATTGTTCGTCAGCAGGGAGCTTCTTCCAATTCAGGCACAGCATCCAACAGCATCTGCGAACCGCCAAAATACGCCGACATGCTTCACTTCCCTCATGGTCTCACTGGCTATTTCGACTATGACCAGGCCATTGCCTGCGCACGTGAACAACAGAAGCCGCTTTTTATTGATTTTACCGGACATGGCTGCGTGAACTGCAGGGAAATGGAGGCAAGGGTGTGGTCGGATCCCAAGGTGCTCGAAAGGCTTAGAAATGACTTTGTATTAGTGGCGCTTTACGTAGACGAAAAGACCGAGCTGCCCGAATCACAGTGGTATGAGTCGGAATATGATGGGAAAGTCAAAAAAACTATCGGGAAGCAAAATGCTGACCTACAAATCACCAGGTTTAACAACAATGCGCAACCTTTTTACGTGATTTTGGATCCAAATGAGAACCTTTTGACCGATCCGAAGGCCTATGACCTCAATATTGCTAACTTTGTAACGTTTCTGGATGAGGCGAGTTCTTCTATGAAGAAGAACAAACCCTTTTTTTCGACCATAAATCCCTGA
- a CDS encoding peptidoglycan DD-metalloendopeptidase family protein — MKKYVLAGTILVIISCLFFLAYKHQQATYQPEYTGETELVTVDTVTTVYEPERLYGFNLDSFNVHEDIVKRNQTLSDILKTYNIDPAKIYEVATSSRKVFDVRKIGYRKNYTVFTTKDSAASVVAMAYEPDKTEFVVFHMSDSVYTERVQKEKVLQVRAIAAKIESSLYETLINANVSPMLVSKLVDMYAWQIDFFHIDANDYFKVIFEEEVIDGEVVNIPRVVGAYFYHAGRDFYSVYYNQGDGLDYFDEEGNSLRKAFLKAPVNFSRISSRYSGRRFHPVLKRYRSHLGTDYVAQKGTPIYTVGDGVVTEATYNSGNGNYVKIRHNATYTTQYLHMSKIASGMRPGKAVKQGEVIGYVGSTGLATGPHVCFRFWRNGVQVDPFSVEIPPSQPIADAHKEAYFKERDKILSAIDTITFLTEKPVLNASVD, encoded by the coding sequence ATGAAGAAATACGTTCTGGCAGGAACCATCTTAGTAATTATCTCTTGTTTATTTTTCCTCGCATATAAACACCAGCAAGCTACCTACCAACCCGAGTATACCGGCGAAACCGAATTGGTGACAGTAGACACAGTTACCACCGTCTACGAACCCGAAAGACTTTACGGTTTTAATTTGGATTCTTTTAACGTTCATGAAGACATTGTTAAAAGAAATCAAACACTGTCAGATATTCTCAAGACCTATAATATTGATCCCGCCAAAATTTATGAGGTGGCCACTAGCTCAAGAAAAGTCTTCGATGTAAGAAAAATTGGCTACAGAAAAAACTACACCGTTTTCACCACAAAAGACTCAGCGGCTAGCGTAGTAGCCATGGCTTACGAGCCGGACAAAACTGAATTTGTGGTCTTCCACATGTCCGACTCCGTTTATACAGAACGAGTGCAAAAGGAAAAAGTGCTTCAGGTTCGGGCTATTGCCGCTAAAATCGAGTCTTCACTTTATGAAACGCTCATCAACGCCAATGTTTCCCCCATGCTGGTTTCGAAGCTGGTTGATATGTACGCCTGGCAAATCGATTTTTTTCATATCGATGCCAACGATTACTTCAAAGTCATATTTGAAGAAGAGGTAATCGACGGAGAGGTGGTAAACATCCCAAGGGTAGTGGGAGCTTATTTCTATCACGCTGGCCGTGATTTTTACTCGGTTTACTACAATCAGGGAGACGGGCTGGATTACTTCGATGAGGAGGGAAATAGTCTCCGAAAAGCTTTTCTTAAAGCCCCGGTTAATTTTAGTCGGATAAGCTCCCGATATTCTGGTAGGCGCTTTCATCCCGTGCTGAAAAGGTACAGGTCTCACCTTGGAACAGACTACGTAGCACAAAAAGGCACACCGATTTATACCGTTGGAGACGGTGTCGTTACTGAGGCCACCTACAATTCAGGAAACGGGAACTATGTGAAAATACGGCACAACGCTACTTATACAACCCAGTACCTGCACATGAGCAAAATAGCCAGCGGCATGCGGCCTGGCAAGGCTGTTAAGCAGGGGGAGGTTATTGGTTACGTAGGAAGCACCGGTCTGGCTACGGGGCCTCATGTCTGCTTCCGGTTCTGGCGCAATGGCGTTCAGGTAGACCCTTTCTCAGTAGAAATTCCACCTTCTCAGCCGATTGCTGACGCACACAAAGAGGCCTATTTCAAAGAAAGGGACAAAATCCTTTCGGCTATAGACACCATCACTTTCCTAACCGAAAAGCCGGTTCTTAATGCTTCTGTAGATTGA
- a CDS encoding patatin-like phospholipase family protein, which yields MRKRLTLLLSMSFIYCCSFSQKVALVLSGGGAKGLAHAGVIKALEENNIPIDYIVGTSMGSIVGGFYAAGYSADQIMEIALSQDIQDWVKGVIRDDYNYYYTQKDPDSRWMSVELSLDSSFTASFNANIAEDHALNFALAEHLAQASRKSVYNFDSLFVPFRATAAEVFTQQAVLLKDGNLSDALRASMTVPFFFRPIKFDGKYLFDGGIYNNFPVDIAIEEFKPDIIIGVNVASKVYKEYPTKEADHLVNEQLLFLMLDKSDPTRLEGNIYIEPNLEGLSSTDFARAKSITDSGYVAAMRQMEFIKSKIGRRVGEEEVTAARSLFQSDFVPLDFSEVDVEGFNSRQTKYLDNLLEKKNKIVELEKIKSGYYKIVSEDYFRSMYPQITKSETSENYKLKLTGSPYRKVKMVLGGTMTSRSTSNLLVGAQYKRLGQVFTHFDGAVNAGRFYQSAKASARLYFPTYIPFYLEPKYVFNKWDFINSTEILLKDKAPTIVNQVDRNFTFNVSTPLGTHHKLTFSPGLFYTRDNFAAIPEVNTSDVLDELRLKGFAAKIKVSQSNLNFYQYPTKGEAFEASVGGYHGSEKYFPGSTSELAYREASHSWLTAKVSYEKYNRLLNWYGIGYQIVGHFSTFPLLSSYRGTQIAGGGYYPFQDSRTLILENFRSNKFAAGGLKQMFFVRDNLHFRMEGHFFAPLQLLEKSPDEMPVYQQNTKKIFFAASAGVVFQSPIGPIAFAANYYDDEEQKWGVLFHLGYLLFNQRAFD from the coding sequence ATGAGGAAGCGGCTGACTTTGCTCCTTTCAATGTCATTTATTTACTGTTGCAGCTTTTCCCAAAAAGTGGCGCTTGTATTAAGCGGTGGCGGAGCCAAGGGGCTGGCACATGCTGGGGTAATCAAAGCTCTCGAGGAGAACAACATCCCAATCGACTACATAGTGGGCACTTCCATGGGCAGTATTGTTGGTGGGTTCTATGCCGCCGGATACAGTGCAGACCAAATCATGGAAATAGCTCTTTCTCAGGACATTCAAGATTGGGTAAAGGGAGTGATTAGGGATGACTATAATTACTACTACACCCAGAAAGACCCTGACTCCCGATGGATGTCAGTCGAATTGTCACTTGACTCTTCCTTCACTGCTTCTTTTAACGCCAATATAGCTGAGGATCATGCGCTTAACTTCGCCCTCGCCGAACACCTGGCACAGGCATCCCGAAAGTCAGTTTACAATTTTGACAGCCTTTTCGTGCCGTTCAGGGCCACTGCGGCCGAGGTATTCACTCAGCAGGCAGTACTGCTGAAAGATGGAAACTTGTCGGATGCACTCAGGGCTTCAATGACTGTCCCCTTCTTTTTCCGCCCTATAAAGTTTGATGGAAAGTACCTTTTCGATGGAGGCATTTATAACAACTTTCCCGTGGACATTGCCATTGAGGAGTTTAAGCCTGACATCATCATTGGCGTCAACGTAGCCTCAAAAGTGTACAAAGAGTACCCGACCAAAGAAGCAGACCACCTTGTAAATGAGCAATTGCTCTTTCTTATGCTTGATAAGTCTGACCCAACCAGGCTTGAAGGTAACATCTACATCGAGCCCAATCTGGAGGGGCTCAGTTCCACCGATTTTGCCAGAGCCAAAAGCATCACCGATAGCGGCTATGTGGCAGCAATGAGGCAAATGGAGTTTATCAAATCGAAAATAGGACGTCGAGTTGGGGAGGAGGAAGTCACCGCTGCCAGAAGTCTATTCCAATCAGATTTTGTTCCACTCGACTTTAGTGAAGTGGATGTAGAGGGATTTAATTCCAGGCAAACAAAGTACCTCGATAACCTACTGGAGAAAAAGAACAAAATCGTTGAGCTGGAAAAGATAAAATCAGGCTATTACAAAATCGTTTCTGAAGATTACTTCAGAAGTATGTACCCTCAAATCACAAAGAGCGAAACAAGTGAGAACTACAAACTAAAGCTGACAGGATCACCTTACAGGAAGGTGAAAATGGTTTTGGGGGGAACAATGACCAGCCGAAGTACCTCTAACCTGCTGGTTGGCGCACAATACAAGCGGCTTGGCCAGGTCTTCACTCACTTCGACGGTGCGGTCAATGCAGGCAGGTTTTACCAATCGGCCAAAGCCAGTGCCAGGCTCTACTTTCCAACGTATATCCCCTTCTACCTGGAGCCTAAATATGTTTTCAACAAGTGGGACTTCATCAATTCTACTGAAATACTGTTGAAAGACAAGGCTCCCACTATAGTCAATCAGGTAGACAGAAATTTCACATTCAACGTCAGCACACCCCTGGGCACTCACCACAAACTGACATTCAGCCCTGGCCTGTTCTATACCCGAGATAATTTTGCCGCTATACCTGAAGTAAATACCAGCGATGTACTCGACGAACTACGGTTAAAAGGATTTGCGGCGAAAATAAAGGTGAGTCAAAGCAATCTCAACTTCTATCAGTATCCAACCAAAGGCGAGGCCTTCGAGGCCTCTGTTGGCGGATACCATGGGTCAGAAAAATATTTTCCGGGAAGCACTTCCGAGCTTGCTTACAGAGAGGCCAGCCACTCCTGGCTGACAGCGAAGGTTTCCTACGAAAAATACAACAGATTGCTTAACTGGTATGGTATTGGCTACCAGATAGTTGGTCATTTCTCAACATTTCCTCTCCTGAGCAGCTACCGGGGAACACAAATTGCTGGTGGTGGATATTATCCATTTCAGGACAGCCGCACACTCATTTTGGAAAACTTCAGATCCAATAAGTTTGCCGCCGGCGGTTTGAAACAGATGTTTTTTGTTCGTGACAACCTTCATTTCAGAATGGAGGGTCATTTTTTTGCCCCATTGCAGCTGCTTGAGAAATCACCAGATGAAATGCCCGTATACCAGCAGAACACGAAGAAGATATTTTTTGCTGCATCAGCCGGAGTAGTCTTTCAAAGCCCAATAGGTCCTATTGCTTTCGCCGCTAACTACTATGATGACGAAGAACAAAAATGGGGAGTCTTGTTTCATTTGGGCTACTTGCTGTTCAATCAGCGAGCCTTTGATTAA
- a CDS encoding OmpA family protein: MKITSAAYLALFFIASAWQLKANASFLPTAGFYQQKDSLVKVSGKVVDDKTGEPIVASVFYEKLPYYDDMGSNKSKQQDGSFELFLFNNTSYTMKIKANGYDAVDREFKVELQPGDSAFNLEFRLTPDRANQMITLENLIFERGRSKISSSSFEELDRLVDWLNERPNMVIQLEGHTDFEGSDAANMELSLERVNAVKDYLVSKNIKKNRVQTKAFGGTQPLTLERTDEDKRRNRRVEVRVIRE; the protein is encoded by the coding sequence ATGAAAATAACATCGGCAGCATATCTTGCCCTGTTTTTTATAGCAAGTGCGTGGCAGCTTAAAGCTAATGCTAGTTTTTTACCAACAGCAGGGTTTTATCAGCAGAAGGATTCCTTAGTCAAAGTATCCGGAAAAGTTGTGGATGATAAAACCGGAGAACCTATTGTCGCCTCTGTTTTCTATGAAAAGCTCCCGTACTATGATGATATGGGATCAAATAAGAGCAAGCAGCAAGATGGCTCCTTTGAGCTATTCCTATTCAACAACACTTCCTACACCATGAAAATTAAGGCAAATGGGTATGATGCTGTTGATAGAGAATTCAAGGTTGAACTTCAACCAGGCGATTCTGCCTTTAATTTGGAGTTCCGTCTTACCCCTGACCGGGCTAATCAAATGATCACTCTCGAAAATCTTATTTTTGAAAGAGGCAGATCAAAGATCAGCTCAAGCTCTTTTGAAGAGTTGGATCGTTTAGTGGACTGGCTCAACGAGAGGCCCAACATGGTTATTCAGCTTGAAGGCCACACAGACTTTGAGGGAAGCGATGCCGCCAATATGGAGCTGTCGTTAGAAAGAGTAAATGCAGTAAAAGATTATCTTGTTTCTAAAAACATAAAAAAGAACAGAGTGCAAACAAAGGCTTTCGGGGGCACTCAACCGCTTACGCTTGAAAGAACTGATGAAGATAAACGAAGGAATCGCCGTGTTGAGGTACGAGTCATTCGAGAATAA
- a CDS encoding OmpA family protein yields MKRILLVLCSFAIGISLKAQESVSWASRVIEVSSEMSPLEYSAMQVLHKPNVLPNGGDNPNAWTPNKADRTEFITVAFEKPIRAQQIAIAESQNPGAISQVYAYDASFNEFLLFELTPRAIPIESRLLNLFFERTSYEIAGIRLVIDGRSIKGPNSIDAIGISDSNIPITVLVNIAQNVNQNLETVEKLGENVNSSYVEHSPIISPDGKYLFFSRQYHPQNVGGVDDAEDIWYSEWNEEKQEWNIAKNAGPPLNTKGPNFVSSITQENGEMILLLGNQYGKKGKMFAGASMSKLVNGEWAEPENIEIENDYNYNSRVDYSLSADGKAMIISSERDDTYGGRDLYVSFKKGNGTWSEPKNLGGDINNASDEQAPFLTNDNKTLYFSTKGISGYGGADIFVTTRLDDTWQNWSEPENLGAGINTASDDIYFNMPTSGKHAYFSRGVENEDTDIYRFEIQEFFIESDKLLATTDLDGAKNKNLKINPRDVVIALNGRVLDEKTQKPVIATIMIERLPDGVDIGAVKTNPETGEFHFSLRGGAHYGVITEAAGYISLDRNLDLNQPNPEEKARQLDLYMVKLEKGAEISFNNIFFDLEKYELKTASYPELERIKEMLEAQKIGKIEISGHTDTSGPEDYNQRLSELRARAVYNYFINNGIDKARLTVIGYGETKPKLPNDTRENREKNRRVEFKIME; encoded by the coding sequence ATGAAAAGAATTCTACTTGTATTATGTTCTTTTGCAATAGGCATAAGCCTGAAAGCACAAGAATCTGTTAGCTGGGCCAGTAGAGTCATTGAAGTTTCGTCTGAGATGTCCCCACTGGAATACTCGGCAATGCAGGTGCTTCACAAGCCCAATGTGTTGCCCAATGGAGGCGATAATCCCAATGCCTGGACTCCCAATAAGGCCGATAGAACTGAATTTATCACTGTAGCTTTCGAGAAGCCCATTAGAGCACAACAAATTGCAATTGCAGAGTCGCAAAACCCGGGCGCCATTTCACAGGTATATGCCTACGATGCGTCTTTCAATGAGTTTCTGTTGTTTGAGTTGACCCCCAGAGCGATTCCCATAGAGAGCAGACTGCTTAACCTTTTCTTCGAAAGAACGAGTTATGAAATTGCTGGTATCAGACTAGTAATTGATGGTCGTTCTATTAAAGGGCCAAATAGTATTGACGCCATCGGAATAAGCGACTCAAACATTCCTATTACAGTATTGGTCAACATCGCTCAGAATGTAAACCAAAACCTGGAAACGGTGGAGAAATTGGGCGAAAACGTAAACAGCTCCTACGTAGAACACAGTCCGATTATATCTCCCGACGGAAAATACCTCTTTTTTAGTCGTCAGTACCACCCACAAAATGTTGGAGGCGTGGATGATGCCGAAGACATCTGGTATTCGGAATGGAATGAGGAAAAGCAAGAATGGAATATTGCTAAGAATGCGGGCCCTCCGTTGAATACAAAAGGCCCAAACTTTGTTTCTTCGATTACTCAGGAAAATGGAGAGATGATACTTTTATTGGGCAACCAATATGGTAAAAAGGGCAAAATGTTTGCCGGCGCTTCAATGAGCAAGCTTGTCAATGGTGAATGGGCTGAACCTGAAAACATCGAGATTGAGAATGACTATAATTACAATTCCAGAGTAGACTATTCGCTCTCAGCAGACGGTAAAGCAATGATTATCTCATCAGAGAGGGACGACACCTACGGCGGGAGAGATCTCTATGTATCATTCAAAAAAGGGAATGGCACCTGGTCAGAGCCCAAAAACCTTGGTGGTGATATCAACAACGCTTCAGATGAGCAGGCCCCTTTCCTTACCAACGACAATAAAACACTCTACTTCTCTACAAAAGGCATAAGTGGATATGGTGGTGCCGACATCTTTGTGACTACAAGGCTGGATGACACATGGCAAAACTGGTCGGAGCCCGAAAACCTTGGTGCTGGCATAAACACAGCAAGTGACGACATCTATTTCAATATGCCCACCTCAGGCAAGCATGCCTATTTCTCCAGAGGAGTTGAAAATGAGGATACTGATATTTACAGGTTCGAAATACAGGAGTTTTTCATCGAATCCGACAAGCTTTTGGCTACTACCGACCTAGATGGTGCTAAGAATAAAAACCTCAAAATAAATCCAAGGGATGTTGTCATTGCATTGAATGGTAGAGTGCTTGATGAGAAAACACAAAAGCCTGTTATCGCTACTATTATGATAGAAAGGCTCCCTGATGGTGTAGACATTGGCGCAGTGAAGACCAATCCTGAAACAGGTGAGTTTCACTTTAGCCTAAGGGGCGGTGCCCACTATGGTGTAATCACTGAGGCTGCCGGTTATATTTCTCTCGATAGAAACCTTGACCTTAATCAACCAAACCCTGAAGAAAAAGCAAGGCAACTTGATCTTTATATGGTTAAGCTGGAAAAAGGTGCGGAAATATCGTTCAACAACATCTTTTTCGATCTTGAAAAATACGAGCTGAAGACCGCTTCTTACCCCGAGCTCGAAAGAATAAAAGAAATGCTTGAAGCTCAAAAAATTGGAAAGATTGAAATTTCTGGACACACCGACACTTCAGGCCCGGAAGATTACAATCAGCGACTATCCGAACTTCGTGCCAGAGCGGTTTATAATTACTTTATCAACAATGGTATTGATAAGGCACGGTTGACAGTTATAGGCTATGGTGAGACGAAGCCCAAATTACCCAACGACACAAGAGAGAACCGTGAAAAGAACAGAAGGGTAGAGTTTAAGATCATGGAGTAA